A single Roseinatronobacter monicus DNA region contains:
- a CDS encoding cupin domain-containing protein, translating into MTYPVIPSGPSVTRQVLADDPALMLVAFRFEKGGTGAPHSHPHVQTTYVQSGRFAFTIDDREFEVGPGDAFTVPSGAAHSCRALEEGVLIDSFAPRRDDFL; encoded by the coding sequence ATGACTTATCCTGTAATCCCTTCTGGTCCCAGCGTGACCCGTCAAGTGCTTGCCGACGATCCCGCGCTGATGCTGGTCGCCTTCCGGTTCGAGAAGGGGGGCACCGGCGCGCCGCACAGCCACCCACATGTCCAGACCACCTATGTCCAGTCCGGCCGTTTTGCATTCACGATTGACGACCGGGAGTTCGAGGTGGGTCCGGGCGACGCCTTCACTGTTCCGTCAGGTGCCGCGCATAGCTGCCGCGCACTGGAAGAAGGGGTGCTGATCGACAGCTTCGCACCCCGCCGCGATGATTTTCTCTGA
- a CDS encoding mannitol dehydrogenase family protein, whose translation MEAGLHVKPQSVPRLTRPTGPRPGIGIVHFGLGAFFRAHVGIYVDEAMTASGGDWGVVGVSLVRPDQRDRLAPQDFAYTAVELGPEGETTRIVDVVQDVIVARENPARLLDLLADPGLRIVTLTVTEKGYCHEPATGALNRTHPDIVHDLAHPDAPRSAPGYLVRGLARRRAAGLPPFTVLTCDNLPQNGRMVRGVVLELAHLIDPALADWIEGEGRFPATMVDRIVPATSAGDIERLATRTGVYDAAPVLHEPFRQWGVEDDFVGHARPDFAAAGVEMVADVTPFEDMKLRCLNGTHSALAYLGYLSGHETIAEAVADPVLARFIRHLWTAEIVPSLQAPPNVDLAAYTEALFARYTNPAIRHRTWQIAMDGSQKLPQRILATLAENLVAGRDARGLTLVVAAWIRYIGGVDETGAAIDVRDPMAERLRALSEANPDAQAKVTAFLGLREVFPKALADTPTFAADLARALATLEEHGAQVAVAKVAP comes from the coding sequence ATGGAGGCTGGCTTGCACGTTAAACCCCAAAGTGTGCCGCGTCTGACCCGCCCCACTGGCCCGCGTCCGGGCATTGGCATTGTCCATTTCGGGCTGGGTGCGTTTTTTCGCGCCCATGTGGGGATTTATGTCGACGAGGCGATGACGGCATCGGGCGGCGACTGGGGCGTGGTTGGTGTCAGCCTTGTGCGCCCCGACCAGCGCGACCGCCTTGCGCCGCAGGATTTTGCCTATACCGCCGTTGAACTTGGCCCTGAGGGCGAGACCACGCGCATCGTGGATGTGGTGCAGGATGTCATCGTCGCGCGCGAGAACCCTGCCCGCCTGCTTGACCTGCTGGCTGATCCCGGCCTGCGCATTGTCACGCTGACGGTCACCGAGAAGGGCTATTGCCACGAACCTGCGACGGGTGCGCTCAACCGCACGCATCCTGACATCGTCCATGACCTCGCCCACCCGGACGCCCCGCGTTCAGCGCCCGGCTATCTGGTGCGCGGGCTTGCCCGCCGCCGCGCTGCCGGTCTGCCGCCTTTCACGGTGCTGACCTGCGACAACCTTCCGCAGAACGGGCGCATGGTGCGCGGCGTGGTGCTGGAACTGGCCCACCTGATCGACCCGGCCCTTGCCGACTGGATCGAAGGCGAGGGCCGCTTCCCCGCCACGATGGTCGACCGGATCGTACCCGCCACCAGCGCGGGCGATATTGAGCGCCTTGCCACCCGCACAGGCGTCTATGACGCAGCCCCGGTCCTGCATGAGCCGTTTCGCCAATGGGGCGTCGAGGATGATTTCGTGGGTCATGCGCGCCCTGATTTCGCCGCCGCAGGGGTCGAGATGGTGGCCGATGTCACCCCGTTCGAGGATATGAAACTGCGCTGCCTGAACGGCACGCATTCGGCGCTGGCCTATCTGGGCTATCTGTCGGGGCACGAGACGATTGCAGAGGCTGTGGCCGACCCGGTCCTTGCGCGGTTCATCCGTCATCTGTGGACAGCAGAGATTGTGCCCAGCCTGCAAGCCCCGCCGAATGTCGATCTTGCGGCCTATACTGAGGCACTTTTCGCGCGCTACACCAACCCCGCAATCCGCCACCGAACATGGCAGATCGCCATGGATGGCAGCCAGAAACTGCCGCAGCGCATCCTTGCGACGCTGGCCGAGAACCTTGTGGCGGGCCGCGACGCGCGCGGGCTGACCCTCGTTGTGGCGGCATGGATACGCTACATTGGTGGCGTGGATGAGACAGGTGCCGCAATCGACGTGCGTGACCCGATGGCCGAGCGGTTGCGCGCGCTCAGCGAGGCCAACCCCGATGCTCAGGCGAAGGTCACGGCTTTCCTCGGTCTGCGCGAAGTCTTCCCCAAAGCCCTTGCCGACACCCCGACCTTTGCCGCCGATCTTGCCCGCGCGCTGGCAACGCTGGAGGAACACGGCGCGCAAGTGGCGGTAGCGAAGGTCGCGCCATGA
- a CDS encoding NfeD family protein: MRSLWRIGSALVFCLGLFGLALHAQNDDRAGQAVVLELDGAVSPASADYLIRGIETAAADGAGLVIVQMDTPGGLVTSTREINSAILNSSVPVATFVAPSGARAASAGTFILYASHLAVMAPGTSVGAATPVSLGGGGGGLPFGDDPADENDAGSDEGAGDEGTNGNDDTDSAPADAGMAKAMNDAIAQIRSLAEIHGRNADWGERAVRDAATLTASAAVEENVADFTARNLTEVLDRAHGRTVQLDGEDFVLDTEALSLVSIAPDWRTQLLSIIANPNVSLLLMVVGFYGIVFELLNPGALVPGTIGGISLILGMFALSILPFNIAGLALIGLGLLLVLAEAFSPSFGILGIGGTVAIVAGGVFLFDSDVPGFEPSIPALAAVAVASLAFSAIVARLGYVSHRRKVTTGVHDLLNATAQVQDWQGTKGHVFVNGERWNARAEQTFAKNDDVIITKIEGLTLHVAPKPAATQGQTDTA, encoded by the coding sequence ATGCGGAGCCTATGGCGGATCGGGTCAGCACTCGTGTTTTGTCTGGGGCTGTTCGGGTTGGCGCTGCACGCGCAAAACGACGACCGCGCGGGGCAGGCCGTAGTCCTTGAGCTTGACGGGGCTGTCAGCCCTGCAAGCGCCGATTACCTGATCCGCGGGATTGAGACCGCCGCCGCCGATGGCGCGGGATTGGTCATCGTGCAAATGGACACGCCCGGCGGGTTGGTGACCTCTACCCGCGAGATCAACAGTGCAATTCTGAACTCTTCCGTGCCTGTCGCAACCTTCGTCGCCCCGTCCGGTGCGCGCGCGGCGAGTGCGGGCACTTTCATCTTATACGCCAGCCATCTGGCCGTTATGGCCCCCGGAACCTCGGTCGGGGCCGCGACGCCTGTCAGTCTGGGCGGCGGGGGCGGTGGGCTGCCGTTTGGCGATGATCCCGCAGATGAAAATGATGCCGGTTCTGATGAGGGGGCTGGCGATGAGGGCACCAATGGCAACGATGACACTGACTCCGCGCCCGCCGATGCTGGCATGGCCAAAGCGATGAACGATGCGATTGCACAAATCCGCTCGCTGGCCGAAATTCACGGACGCAATGCCGATTGGGGCGAACGTGCCGTGCGCGACGCGGCAACCCTGACCGCAAGTGCCGCAGTCGAGGAAAATGTCGCCGATTTCACCGCCCGCAATCTGACCGAAGTGCTGGACCGCGCGCATGGCCGGACAGTCCAGCTTGATGGTGAGGATTTCGTGCTGGACACCGAAGCGCTGAGCCTTGTGTCCATCGCGCCAGACTGGCGCACACAGCTTTTGTCGATCATCGCCAACCCGAATGTGTCGCTGTTGCTGATGGTGGTGGGTTTCTACGGGATTGTGTTTGAATTGCTTAACCCCGGCGCGCTGGTGCCGGGCACGATTGGCGGGATCAGTCTGATCCTTGGCATGTTCGCGCTGTCGATCCTGCCTTTCAACATCGCCGGACTCGCCCTGATCGGATTGGGTTTGCTGCTTGTGCTGGCCGAGGCGTTCAGCCCGTCATTTGGGATTCTGGGCATAGGGGGCACAGTCGCCATTGTGGCGGGGGGTGTTTTCCTGTTCGATTCCGACGTGCCGGGGTTCGAGCCGTCAATCCCCGCGCTTGCGGCTGTGGCTGTGGCGTCGCTGGCATTCTCGGCGATTGTGGCGCGGCTGGGCTATGTCTCGCACCGGCGCAAGGTGACGACAGGGGTGCATGATCTGCTGAATGCAACGGCCCAAGTGCAGGATTGGCAGGGCACGAAAGGGCATGTGTTTGTAAATGGCGAGCGCTGGAATGCCCGCGCGGAGCAGACCTTCGCCAAGAATGATGATGTCATCATCACGAAAATCGAGGGGCTGACCCTGCATGTCGCTCCCAAACCCGCCGCGACACAGGGCCAGACTGACACCGCCTGA
- the rhaM gene encoding L-rhamnose mutarotase, with amino-acid sequence MEKYAFKMQLNAGMEAEYKRRHDEIWPELVALLKDAGVSDYSIHLDPDTGILFGVLWRNDAHRMDDLPDHPVMQRWWAHMADLMQTNADSSPVATPLRPMFHMP; translated from the coding sequence ATGGAAAAATACGCCTTCAAGATGCAACTCAACGCGGGCATGGAAGCGGAATACAAGCGCCGCCATGATGAAATCTGGCCCGAACTTGTCGCGCTGTTGAAAGATGCAGGTGTCAGTGATTATTCCATCCATCTGGACCCAGACACCGGCATCCTGTTCGGGGTTTTGTGGCGCAATGACGCCCATCGCATGGATGATCTGCCTGACCATCCGGTGATGCAGCGCTGGTGGGCGCATATGGCGGACCTGATGCAAACCAACGCTGATTCATCGCCTGTCGCCACGCCCCTGCGGCCCATGTTCCACATGCCATGA
- a CDS encoding TetR/AcrR family transcriptional regulator has translation MTDAPPPQRRRDSERTRGDILQAALEEFSSMGHSGARVDRIAARAGVSKPMIYDYFGSKDDIYAAALREAYVQIRRGEAQLALDPNNPRAAVRELVHFTMDHFRRKPWFIRLLNSENLMGGKTVAQLSDAADIQSVLVTRLSEVLAQGKRHGVFRRDVDPVECLTSAPMEHFRHLAERRVSGSS, from the coding sequence ATGACCGATGCCCCCCCACCGCAACGCCGCCGCGATTCCGAGCGGACACGCGGTGATATTCTGCAAGCCGCGCTTGAGGAGTTTTCGTCCATGGGCCATTCCGGCGCAAGGGTTGACCGGATCGCGGCGCGGGCGGGGGTGTCCAAGCCAATGATCTACGATTATTTCGGCAGCAAGGACGATATTTATGCCGCCGCATTGCGCGAGGCTTATGTCCAAATCCGGCGGGGCGAGGCGCAACTGGCACTGGACCCGAACAACCCGCGCGCGGCAGTGCGCGAGCTGGTCCATTTCACAATGGACCATTTTCGCCGTAAACCGTGGTTTATCCGGCTGCTGAACTCGGAAAACCTTATGGGTGGCAAGACGGTCGCGCAGCTTAGCGATGCGGCTGATATCCAGTCGGTGCTTGTCACGCGGCTGAGCGAGGTTCTAGCGCAAGGCAAACGCCACGGTGTGTTTCGACGCGATGTCGATCCGGTAGAGTGTCTGACGTCAGCACCCATGGAACATTTTAGGCATCTTGCGGAACGGAGGGTTTCTGGCTCATCGTAG
- a CDS encoding IS3 family transposase (programmed frameshift) has translation MSKNRRTAQAKPVTKKAEAEKAVKDIRRATRKVHSAEEKIRIVLAGLRGEDSIAELCRREGIAQSLYYSWSKEFLEAGKKRLAGDTARQATSTEVKDLRAESMALKEVVADLTLENRILKKKHDRGWGRPRMRYPASEKLEIIRIVEQSHLPVRRTLAQIGVPPTTFYRWYDRYVEHGPEGLEDRSSRPSKVWNRIPDAVREQIVDLALNEPDLSPRELAVRFTDTEKYFVSEASVYRLFKSYDLITSPAYVVVKAADEFKDKTTRPNQMWQTDFTYLKVIGWGWFYLSTVLDDFSRYIVGWKLCTNMGADDVSATLDIALAASGCDSVTVLHKPRLLSDNGPCYIAGDLATYLGKHGMDHVRGAPNHPQTQGKIERWHQTLKNRILLENYYLQGELEAAISAFVEHYNNHRYHESLGNLTPADVYFGRGPEILAEREKIKAQTIKNRRLIHQRQAA, from the exons ATGAGCAAGAACCGAAGGACCGCGCAAGCGAAACCCGTGACGAAGAAAGCTGAGGCCGAGAAGGCCGTCAAAGACATCCGCCGCGCGACCCGCAAGGTTCACAGCGCAGAAGAGAAGATCCGCATCGTTTTGGCCGGTCTTCGCGGCGAGGACAGTATTGCCGAACTGTGCCGTCGCGAGGGCATTGCGCAAAGCCTGTATTACAGTTGGTCGAAGGAGTTTCTCGAGGCTGGGAAGAAGCGCCTGGCGGGTGACACCGCCCGTCAGGCAACCAGCACAGAGGTGAAGGATCTGCGCGCCGAGTCTATGGCCCTGAAGGAAGTGGTGGCCGACCTGACCCTGGAGAACCGCATCCTTA AAAAAAAACACGACCGGGGCTGGGGGCGACCACGAATGAGATACCCTGCTTCTGAAAAGCTCGAGATTATCCGGATCGTCGAGCAATCTCACCTTCCAGTCCGCCGGACCCTGGCCCAGATCGGGGTGCCGCCCACGACATTCTACCGCTGGTATGATCGCTATGTTGAGCACGGCCCGGAGGGGTTGGAAGACCGCTCATCACGGCCGTCCAAGGTCTGGAACCGCATCCCGGATGCCGTACGGGAACAGATTGTAGACTTGGCACTCAACGAACCGGACCTTTCTCCCAGGGAACTGGCGGTACGCTTTACTGATACGGAAAAGTATTTTGTATCAGAAGCTTCCGTGTATCGATTGTTCAAATCTTACGACCTGATCACCAGCCCCGCCTATGTCGTGGTCAAAGCCGCAGATGAGTTCAAGGACAAGACCACCCGACCGAACCAGATGTGGCAGACCGACTTCACCTATCTCAAAGTGATCGGATGGGGTTGGTTCTATCTGTCCACCGTGCTCGACGACTTCTCGCGTTACATCGTGGGCTGGAAGCTTTGCACCAACATGGGGGCGGATGATGTCAGCGCCACGCTGGACATTGCACTGGCCGCATCAGGCTGCGACAGCGTCACCGTGCTGCACAAGCCGCGACTTCTGAGCGATAACGGCCCCTGTTATATCGCGGGCGACCTTGCCACATATCTGGGCAAACATGGCATGGATCACGTCCGCGGTGCGCCCAACCACCCGCAGACGCAAGGCAAGATCGAGCGTTGGCATCAAACTCTCAAGAACCGTATCCTGCTGGAAAACTACTATCTGCAGGGCGAACTTGAAGCCGCCATCTCCGCCTTTGTCGAGCATTACAACAACCACCGTTACCACGAAAGCCTCGGCAATCTGACACCCGCCGACGTCTACTTCGGACGAGGCCCAGAAATTCTGGCAGAAAGGGAGAAAATCAAAGCACAGACAATTAAGAACCGGCGCTTGATCCATCAGCGCCAAGCAGCATAA
- a CDS encoding UxaA family hydrolase has product MSLGSGTAPLVLHAADSVAILTQAARAGEQPLGMGQPLEVQVSRGHKIARVDHAAGAPVIKFGQIIGYATRPICAGAHVHSHNCAIGAHDTDYQIGVDLAAARATIPAPEALTFRGYRRANGQVGTRNYLALVATVNCSATVIRRAAEVVNASGILDDYPDIDGVVAFAHGTGCGMAPDGPGAGNLERVLWGHAAHPNVGAAMFVGLGCEVMQVARLKTRYGDGDERFYGLTIQDTGGTERTIARIVDALRDHLPEVGAARREEVPASALRLALQCGGSDGFSGITANLALGAASDLLVGMGGTAVLAETPEIYGAEALLLRRAASPAVGEKLIARIRWWEDYTRMNGASMDNNPSPGNKAGGLTTILEKSLGAVAKAGQTPLTDVLAYGEQITTPGFVFMDSPGYDPVSVTGQIAGGCQVVVFTTGRGSAFGSKPAPTIKLATNDRLYASMHGDMDVNCGDIVSDSVSTEAKGREILDTVLRVASGEQTKSEALGLGDNEFLPWQIGAVM; this is encoded by the coding sequence ATGAGCCTTGGCAGCGGCACGGCCCCACTCGTCCTGCACGCTGCGGATAGCGTGGCGATCCTGACCCAAGCCGCACGCGCAGGCGAGCAGCCCTTGGGCATGGGCCAGCCGTTGGAGGTGCAAGTCTCGCGCGGCCACAAGATCGCGCGCGTTGACCATGCGGCGGGCGCGCCAGTGATCAAATTCGGGCAGATCATCGGCTATGCCACACGCCCGATCTGCGCGGGCGCGCATGTCCATTCCCACAATTGCGCCATCGGCGCACATGACACCGACTACCAAATCGGCGTTGACCTTGCAGCCGCCCGCGCGACCATTCCCGCGCCCGAAGCCCTGACCTTTCGCGGCTACCGGCGGGCGAATGGTCAGGTCGGCACCCGCAATTACCTTGCGCTTGTCGCCACCGTGAACTGTTCGGCCACAGTCATCCGCCGCGCGGCAGAAGTGGTGAACGCCTCGGGTATCTTAGACGACTATCCGGATATCGACGGTGTGGTTGCCTTTGCCCACGGCACTGGCTGCGGCATGGCCCCGGATGGCCCCGGCGCGGGCAATCTGGAACGCGTGCTCTGGGGACATGCTGCGCATCCAAATGTCGGGGCTGCGATGTTCGTGGGCCTTGGCTGCGAAGTGATGCAGGTGGCCCGCCTGAAGACGCGCTATGGCGACGGGGATGAGCGGTTCTATGGCCTGACCATTCAGGACACAGGCGGGACAGAACGCACCATTGCCCGCATCGTTGATGCCTTGCGCGACCACCTGCCCGAGGTTGGTGCCGCCCGGCGCGAGGAGGTTCCGGCCTCAGCGCTGCGACTGGCGCTGCAATGCGGCGGCTCCGACGGGTTTTCCGGCATCACGGCCAATCTCGCACTAGGTGCTGCCTCTGACTTGCTGGTCGGCATGGGCGGCACGGCGGTTCTGGCCGAGACGCCGGAAATCTACGGGGCTGAAGCACTGCTGTTGCGCCGCGCCGCAAGCCCCGCGGTTGGCGAGAAGCTGATCGCGCGCATCCGCTGGTGGGAAGATTACACGCGCATGAATGGCGCCTCGATGGACAACAACCCTTCGCCCGGCAACAAGGCAGGCGGGCTGACCACCATTTTGGAGAAATCCCTTGGGGCGGTGGCCAAGGCCGGACAGACCCCGCTGACCGATGTGCTGGCGTATGGCGAACAGATCACAACCCCCGGTTTCGTCTTTATGGACAGTCCGGGTTATGACCCAGTGTCCGTGACGGGCCAGATTGCGGGCGGCTGTCAGGTCGTTGTCTTCACCACGGGCCGGGGGTCGGCCTTCGGCTCCAAACCCGCGCCGACGATCAAACTGGCGACCAATGACCGGCTGTATGCCAGCATGCACGGCGACATGGATGTGAATTGCGGCGATATCGTCTCGGACAGCGTGTCGACCGAGGCCAAGGGGCGTGAAATCCTTGACACTGTGCTGCGCGTTGCATCCGGTGAGCAGACGAAATCGGAAGCGCTCGGCCTTGGTGACAACGAGTTTCTGCCTTGGCAGATTGGCGCGGTGATGTGA
- a CDS encoding FGGY-family carbohydrate kinase, translating into MSAIAVIDIGKTNAKLALVDPESLDEIAVLTRPNTVRPGPPWPHFDTEGHWRFLPDGLRALNAQHPVSAISITTHGACAALLDEQGNLAAPILDYEHDGPDTCRRAYDALRPPFAQTGSPSLGAGLNLGAQIFWQFREVPELAARVAHVVTYPQYWAFRLTGERACDVTSLGCHTDLWDMSRGQPSDLVARLGLTQKLAKVRKPGDVLGHLHPAIAAHTGLAPDTPVVCGIHDSNASLLPHLLTQNAPFGVISTGTWVVAMAIGGAPVALDEGRDLLVNINALGAPVPSARFMGGREYDLALQGAGGTVTSEGMAQVLQQDIMLLPCLAPGSGPFPDHASRWHGPEPTLGSDTRVAALGFYLALVSAECLRLIGQRGPVIVEGPFGKNRAFLTMLQAASGAEVIRAKGLTGTSQGAALLCGGQPARVGETLAPLDRTTLGQLEGYASRWLQMVRQHP; encoded by the coding sequence ATGAGCGCGATTGCTGTCATTGATATTGGCAAGACCAACGCCAAGCTTGCACTGGTGGACCCGGAATCTCTGGACGAAATCGCGGTTCTGACGCGCCCGAACACTGTGCGCCCCGGCCCGCCTTGGCCGCATTTCGACACTGAAGGGCACTGGCGCTTTTTGCCGGACGGTTTGCGCGCATTGAACGCGCAGCACCCGGTTTCGGCCATCTCGATCACCACCCACGGGGCTTGCGCGGCCTTGCTGGATGAGCAGGGCAATCTGGCCGCGCCGATCCTTGATTATGAGCATGACGGCCCCGACACCTGCCGCCGCGCATATGACGCGCTGCGCCCGCCCTTCGCGCAAACCGGAAGTCCATCGCTAGGAGCGGGGCTGAACCTTGGCGCGCAGATTTTCTGGCAGTTCCGCGAGGTGCCGGAACTGGCGGCGCGGGTCGCGCATGTTGTGACCTATCCGCAATATTGGGCGTTCCGGCTGACCGGCGAACGCGCCTGCGATGTCACATCGCTGGGCTGCCATACCGATCTGTGGGACATGTCGCGCGGGCAACCGTCAGATCTGGTTGCGCGGCTGGGTCTGACACAAAAGCTGGCCAAAGTGCGCAAGCCGGGTGATGTTCTGGGCCATCTGCACCCCGCCATTGCTGCGCATACAGGGCTTGCGCCTGACACGCCTGTGGTGTGCGGTATTCACGATTCCAATGCCTCGCTGCTGCCGCATCTGCTGACGCAGAACGCCCCCTTTGGCGTGATCTCGACCGGCACATGGGTCGTGGCAATGGCGATTGGCGGTGCGCCGGTTGCATTGGACGAGGGCCGCGACCTGCTGGTCAATATCAACGCGCTTGGCGCGCCTGTCCCCTCGGCGCGGTTCATGGGCGGGCGGGAATATGATCTGGCCCTGCAAGGGGCGGGCGGAACAGTGACATCCGAAGGTATGGCGCAGGTGTTGCAGCAAGATATCATGCTGCTGCCCTGTCTTGCGCCGGGAAGCGGGCCGTTTCCCGACCACGCGTCCCGCTGGCACGGGCCAGAGCCAACTCTCGGCAGCGATACCCGCGTCGCGGCGCTTGGGTTCTATCTTGCGCTGGTCAGCGCGGAATGTCTGCGGTTGATCGGGCAGAGGGGGCCGGTGATTGTCGAAGGACCATTCGGCAAGAACAGGGCTTTCCTTACCATGCTTCAGGCGGCAAGCGGGGCAGAGGTCATCCGCGCCAAGGGTTTGACGGGCACCAGCCAAGGTGCGGCCCTGCTATGTGGCGGGCAGCCCGCGCGTGTCGGCGAAACCCTTGCTCCGCTGGACCGAACGACCCTTGGACAGCTTGAAGGCTATGCATCACGCTGGTTGCAAATGGTGCGCCAACACCCCTGA
- the kduD gene encoding 2-dehydro-3-deoxy-D-gluconate 5-dehydrogenase KduD — protein sequence MNRFSLDGRTALVTGANTGIGQAIAVALAEAGARVLCAGRSEPAETLARINALGGAAEAVPLDLADPLAGGRVFEGLPPVDILVNNAGTILRADAVDFTEEDWDAVIDVNLKAAFFTAQGFARAAFARDAGGAIINVASLLSFQGGIRVPSYTASKHGIAGLTKLLACEWAGRGINVNAIAPGYVVTNNTKDLRADPVRNKAILDRIPAGRWAEPDDIAGAAVFLASPAAAYMHGAIIPVDGGWLAR from the coding sequence GTGAACCGGTTTTCGCTTGACGGGCGCACGGCCCTTGTCACAGGGGCAAATACCGGCATCGGTCAGGCCATTGCCGTAGCACTGGCCGAGGCTGGCGCGCGCGTGCTCTGTGCCGGTCGCTCCGAACCCGCAGAGACACTCGCGCGGATCAATGCCCTTGGCGGCGCAGCCGAAGCTGTCCCGCTGGATCTGGCCGATCCGCTGGCGGGGGGCCGCGTCTTCGAGGGTCTTCCCCCGGTTGATATCCTTGTCAATAATGCTGGCACGATCCTGCGCGCTGATGCGGTTGATTTCACCGAAGAAGACTGGGATGCGGTGATTGACGTGAACCTGAAGGCCGCGTTCTTCACCGCCCAAGGCTTTGCCCGTGCTGCCTTCGCGCGCGACGCGGGCGGTGCGATCATTAATGTCGCCTCGCTGCTGTCGTTTCAGGGGGGCATTCGCGTGCCGTCCTACACGGCGTCAAAACATGGGATTGCCGGGCTGACCAAGCTTCTGGCCTGTGAATGGGCGGGGCGTGGCATCAATGTCAATGCCATTGCGCCCGGCTATGTTGTGACCAACAACACGAAAGACCTGCGCGCTGATCCGGTGCGCAACAAGGCCATTCTGGACCGCATCCCCGCTGGTCGCTGGGCCGAACCTGACGACATCGCCGGTGCGGCGGTCTTCCTTGCATCCCCCGCTGCCGCGTATATGCACGGTGCGATTATCCCTGTGGATGGAGGCTGGCTTGCACGTTAA
- the kduI gene encoding 5-dehydro-4-deoxy-D-glucuronate isomerase has translation MLHVETRHAIDPATARGFDTEALRRNFHLGDLFRDGEIRLVYTHYDRMIVGGAVPKGAALTLDQVKECGTPSILDRREMVIVNIGGTGQVRADDTYTLERGDMLYLGMGAGPVTFEGEGRFYILSAPAHAKHPSRLVRIDEAKKVELGARDTSNERVINQFIHPDVMPSCQLVVGMTQLAPGSVWNTMPAHVHDRRMEAYLYIDLDPTARVFHVMGEPSETRSMVIANEQGVLSPPWSIHCGAGTANYTFIWAMAGDNVDYRDVEMVGMEELR, from the coding sequence ATGCTCCATGTTGAAACCCGCCACGCCATCGACCCCGCCACCGCACGGGGCTTTGACACCGAGGCGCTGCGCCGCAACTTCCACCTTGGCGATCTGTTCCGCGATGGCGAAATCCGACTGGTCTATACGCATTACGACCGGATGATCGTGGGCGGGGCTGTCCCAAAAGGTGCCGCGCTCACGCTGGATCAGGTGAAGGAATGCGGCACGCCGTCCATCCTTGACCGCCGCGAAATGGTTATCGTCAATATCGGCGGCACAGGTCAGGTCCGCGCTGATGACACCTATACGTTGGAACGCGGCGACATGCTCTATCTGGGCATGGGCGCAGGGCCAGTCACATTCGAGGGGGAGGGGCGCTTTTACATCCTCTCCGCGCCCGCCCATGCAAAACACCCCTCACGGCTTGTGCGGATTGACGAGGCGAAAAAGGTGGAACTGGGCGCGCGCGACACATCGAATGAACGCGTGATTAACCAGTTTATCCATCCCGATGTGATGCCCTCATGCCAATTGGTCGTCGGCATGACGCAGCTTGCCCCCGGTTCGGTCTGGAACACCATGCCCGCCCATGTCCATGACCGCCGGATGGAAGCCTATCTATATATCGACCTTGATCCTACAGCGCGGGTTTTCCACGTGATGGGCGAACCTTCTGAAACACGGTCTATGGTGATCGCCAATGAACAGGGCGTGTTGTCGCCGCCATGGTCGATCCATTGCGGCGCGGGCACGGCGAATTACACGTTCATCTGGGCAATGGCGGGTGACAATGTCGATTACCGCGATGTTGAAATGGTCGGGATGGAGGAGTTGCGGTGA
- a CDS encoding response regulator transcription factor: MKGFSNAEIAKMRGSVLSTVKTQLGAIYHKSGLENRYQLIAFITDEVCQAAKARRRDDSAKPHRAHLKAVSTPNPEASVTKITAHQRAPKTQMNAKQ; encoded by the coding sequence GTGAAAGGGTTTTCAAATGCCGAAATCGCAAAAATGCGTGGCAGCGTGTTATCGACAGTGAAAACGCAACTTGGGGCGATTTATCATAAATCTGGTCTGGAGAACCGATATCAACTGATCGCTTTCATTACGGATGAGGTGTGTCAGGCAGCCAAGGCGCGACGCAGAGATGACAGCGCGAAGCCTCATCGCGCCCATCTCAAAGCGGTATCCACGCCAAATCCCGAAGCATCTGTCACAAAGATTACGGCGCACCAACGCGCACCCAAAACGCAAATGAATGCAAAACAGTAG